The Dendropsophus ebraccatus isolate aDenEbr1 chromosome 11, aDenEbr1.pat, whole genome shotgun sequence genomic interval TAATCGGAGAGGATCTTCCCTTCGAGCTCATCATCTTTGCTTGAGATCAGCGTCTCCCTCTCAAGGCTTTATTCAAAGAGATCCTCTGATTGCCATGCCCTTACCTCCAAACCATCCAATATCTCATGGACCGCCTCCGTCCTACATGCAACAAGCTGGATACCCGTCATTTCCACAGGTGTCCCCCCCAGTTTCTGAGCAGTTCCCTGATGAGTGTTATGCACACAGCTACAGGCAGCAGGATCTGTATTGGCAGAACGTCACCTCCGGCCCAGATTATGGCTGTGAAGCTACATTGTATGACACCCAGCTGGTCGATCTGGAGCCATTCACCATCCCATCACAAGGATCATACTGGGAGATGTTTCCTCATACAATGAATGAAACTACATCTCAGACATCACTAGGATATATATCTGATGTCATATACAATGCAGCTATACTTACCAACCTGGGAGATGTCTAAGTAGGACTTTATATCGCCATGATACATAGAAACAATTTCAGTAGAGAGGAAATTCCATAGCCTTGAATACACGTTCTTCCTGGACAATAGATATTATAAGATGATACATTTGTAAGTTCATATGGTTGATGAGGAACCTTGATGCAAATCTCAGGAAACCTCTTAAACAGCAGCTCGAAATCCCAGAAATGTGGTGGTGAAGACTgtatgaaaatggaaaaaaatgagatttttttttaacgtctCTTTTTAAACAAGTTGCCTAAAATTTGAGCTTTCCttaaccctttaataaccagaaaGTTTGGTTCCTCAATAAGCAAACACTGTGATTTAGCCCATATGGTATTTTAAAAACCctaactttttttatttgttggGTTGACATTTTAATACCATATTAAAGACATATTTTCTTTTCCAGTTTAATTAGGAGTAAACTAtacaaaatgtttctttttcagTGTATAGTTCTTTACATTTTCAAAATGACAATAAAATTAGGCATTGAAATAACTTCTTTATTTTGTTTTGGTGACTTCTATTCCTAATCAGTATGGTCTTTGGTAATAGGCAGCTATGGTGTTTATTGTCTTTTCTTTGTATATATAGTTTTagttccatatatatatacatttctatttCAAGAGGTCTTGAAAGATCTCCGGAGACACTCAATTTGTATACGTTCCCTCAACACTAAAATTGCACCATTAAGAAGGACACACTGTAATGTTATGCAAATTTAGGCTATCATGGTGCAAGATGGCAATGGAGACTGGAATGGAGGTCTGTTCTCTTCAGTGATCTGGAGACTATGTGGGCAATTATGCATATTAAACAAGACCTCGCCTGCCTTTGGTTCTATGGGGTAGAACACTTTGTGTGAGATCTGTAAACCATACCTCTCCCCTTAGGAATCCCCAATTCAAGAATTCCAAGAGggttaaatgccccccccccctcccccatgaccACTGTGGTAAGTATGGTCTCTCATCCAACATCTCATCCAAAGTTCTCAGTACCTGCTCGTCATGGCTGTTTCCTGATCATGCGTCATACCTGCGTGGTCTGTCCCCATAGCCAATCAGTGATATCTCCTGATAGATATCAGTTTTCGGGAATCTGAGGAACCCAACAGTGAGGTGGGAAGTGAAGGAGCAGAGCCAGCATTTCATACACAGAAAGTGATCTACAGTGTCAGACACCTCAAACAGATCCAATAGAGAGTAATTACTGTTACAGTTCTATCATTCTTACAGGGATTGTCCAGGGATACTTATACACTGAAATGTAACGTAAAATGTGCACTCACTTGTCCTGATCCCCTGCCATCACTGCACCCATGGATCCTGCTCCCACTGCGCAGTACTTCCTGTCTAAACAAGGgagtgtccgctcagccaatctgtggccGCAGTGGTGACTGTCTCAGCCAtcgattggttgagcaggcatttccttgtGTTGGGACCCTAGTGCTGCGCAGAGCCTAAGCACATTTCATAAGTATTCCCTGGACACCCCCTGTAAAAACTTGTCAGACAACTCAAGTGATTATATTCACAGGTCAGTATTGGAGCACTAAATAATGCCCAACATTTTATAGTAGATTCAGCCTGGCAATTGCTTTACCAATATGTCTCCCGAAGAACTAATACACAATAATAGTTCTGAAATCCACTAATCTTAACATTGTAAATCAATGTTTGTAGCCTTATCGTCTCACAATGAAAGATCAGACCTTTATATTGTGTATTACATTGGTTATAGACAATCTTCCTTTGTGCTTatctctttttttaattttcgATAGTATTATATTTCAGTTGATTCTTGAAGAATTTTGCAATAAACATGCTACGAGCCACAATCCTGCAATGCCAGTGAATATCACAATCATCTGTAATACCAACTAATCTTCATGAACATTACTTTAATCCAGCCCCTAATTTCCAGATGATTGTGAGAGAGATGGAGCTGTGGATTTACTTACATTACCTAATCCCACCATAACTTTACAGAGCCAGGTTATAGCTGTACATAACACAAATAAAATATTAAGTGTCTTTTAGAAGGGGCTTAGCAGATAGCAAAACATTAATCGACAATGGTAAACTCCCGCAGTCTGTCTCATGTGTGGGGTTTAGTTGCAATTTCACGAGCTCATGACAGGCAGTAAGTAGGGAAGACTTCCCATCTATCTGAGCAAAAGAGGATATAACAAACACATTATATTACATTTGAAAACTGAATTTTAGAATTGTTtgcaaatttgttaaaaaaaaaataaaataaaataaatggacaTAAGtatttagaccagggatggggaaccttgggctctccagctgttgcaaaactacaattcccataatatctggacagccaaagctttagctttggctgtccaggcatgatgggaattgtagttttccagcagctggagggcccaaggttccccatccctgatttagacCTTTTCCTGTGACAATTTAAATTTAGCTCTGGCTCCTTTTATTCTTCTCAGTTAACTCTGAGATGATTCTGCTCCTTGATTGGAGTCACCTGTGGTAAATCCAGCGGAGAGACACATCCCTGTTTATAAAAGGTGtcacagctgacaatgtataTCAGAACTAACACCGAATCATGAGGAGGAAacaactgcctgtagagctcagagacaggactgagtGGAGGCACAGATCTGCACGGAAAGTTACCAAGAGCACAGTGACCTGCATAAATTATATAAGAAGGTGAGAACAAGCCAGACACTCCGTACAGCTTTTGACCAAAcccatgtaataaaaataatataaaaatgggTATTTCATATAATGACCCCATAGTTCTAATATTGCTATAAATATTTAAGGAGAACTCTGGGGAAAAATGAAATTCTCAGACAGGCAGGGgttgggggaaacataataaagaagtgataCCCATCTGTGTACCCCCACAGGGCAGTGTCAACAActcactgacagctgctgatGTCCTGTTTCTACCAGCTTTCTACATTGTCATGTCCCGGCAGGAACTACCAGCTCtgccagtgactgcagcagattCCCAGAAGCATCTTGATACCTGATGCTGACTATGTGGGGGGTATAAAAGAGGGTCAAGAGACGTTTGTGGTATACCTGTGATTAAGCTTACACAAAGAATCCCACCCTACCACCAAGTATAACTTATTCTGACTGGGAATTGGACACTGCCATGAAGCTATAATTGTGCATTGATGGGATGACTATAAGAGGGTTATGCACCATAGGAGGAAAGTGGATATTATATGCACTTTATGATAGTACTGTAGTcctggaaatgttttatttttatgcttCAATAAAGCTGCGTACATTCATTTGGTAGTTGAGTCTGCTTTTTGTAGGATTGTTGTATTGTTAGTAGGACACCATTAGGGCTGTGGCGGCATCCCGTGCTCCAGGCAACCGCCGCATCCACTCtcccagctcctctctctctgcggAACGCCAGAATCACATGCTCGGGCCCTCCTCAGCCCCCTGGGGTGCTTCGCTGCTCCATGCTCCTGAGATGTGTTCTCCCGGCCAGCACACATGTCCCTGCCTTCTAGGGCACGCTGGCTTTCACAGATCTAAATGGGCAGTACACCCTTAATTGGTTATTGCACATAAGCGCTCCCCTATGAATTCCTGCCTCCACTCTGatcccctgttggagcctctgcattgcTATCCTAAGTATGTGGTCTCAACTTTCCCGTGATTCCTGCCGTCCATGACTGATGCCCTGGTTCCAGCCATGATCCCCACGGCAATCCCACCTGCCAGCATAtgagtctccagctgcaccttgcccgcTGCTGCTAGCAAGCCAATCCTGGGGTAGTGACCTATGGGTCGGCCTGCCGTAGCAAGTCCAACCCACCCTGGTGTGGCTTAGGCATTACTAGcagtggtacagtggatccatgACTGTCTTACAGATGTTTTGGTTGTGGTCATTTTAGGAGGAatatcagagctcagctttcatgtctcaaaagggacttttttttttcatgtcctgCCAGTCGCTGACTGGCTAGTCTGGCCTGCAACTTCATGTCggagctggagccagggaggtaagtgtgctttattatttttttaaaaacccaTCCCCGGGCATATGTAAACAAAAGTcccttgcccggagtacccctttataactCTATTTCCagatgacaggttcactttaaagggaacgttCATCAGAACACtatgttaaagtgtaactatcatgcCTTACTGGCAGCAGATATGTTGTTAAAATCTCTTGTCTGTTCAGACATGCACCGAGGACAGAATTTATCTGACTGTATACACTCAAAAAACAGTCAATGATGTTGCTGGATGTCTTCACAGGAGGAAAGTATATAGAAAGGTAAATAGGTATGCTAAAGTTCTAGACTTTTTGTTATTGTCACAGTTGCTCCTGCCAAATTTAAGATAGCAGGATTTTAACAGTGTATCCTGCTGCCAGCAgggaatgatagttacactttaggcatatgtttaaaaactttttttttttaattttccatttagcTCTCTCACAGATCCGGCAGCAGCAGTAGACCCAGCAGCCTCTCCTATAGCACCAGGAGATTCCATGATGgcaaagagagagaaagacaggTACATCTTACCCTTAAGTAGTGCTGAGTCTgatttgaatttggcgcccatCGAGTCACCTAACGCCACTGCCGAACTTCCGGTCTACCTCCTGTATGTCTGCTGTATCCAAACCGGCCACTGCGCTCTAGAGAGGAGGAAGtccgtacggggggggggggggggggggggggtcgtgtgcCGGCGTCTGATGTCATCCTTGCCACACATCCGCCGCGCGCCTAGGCCCAGGAGCACCGAAGCGCGTGAGGGGGAGCGGCAGCATGAACATCTCCCTGCATCAATGAGGGATCCAACGAGGGACCCGACACCGAGCCAAGACCGGACCTTACAGGGGGAACAGAGGACCACTCCGGACCGCATCCTGAGGCTAATCGTCCTGACCCATGACCTGGAAGGATCACAGGTAACTCTGTATTCCATCTGATCCTGATaggaacaggaaaaacactgaggtgggattggggaagtgcccttttaacctctctctgtatttcctgttcctgttaggtaaagggtgacatcctccatgtggtgctgtcatgtggacGATGTATAAAAAGTAATTCTGAGATCTTGCAGCTTTCATTAGGTTAAACTGATCTGTTCTGCCCAGATTATTTCCCAGCAGTGTCCTGCCTATCAACACCGACAAGAATACAGTGACAGGTAAACCAGTATAAAGaggccacagagcatgctcacaaaatGTGTCCCATGCAAAGACAAGAGTCTGGAGATGTTCGATGTGTCTATGTCCAGGAGGCTTGCGGTaaggcatgtcactaaatgctgttaaaagcaacTTAGGCAAGATCGTAGCCCCCTTGATAATGTAAATCAATATGTTTGAAAACTTAAACCAGGCAAAACTCTATCACAGACAAGTGGTATATAGCAACTTGTAGTTAAATAGGTTACAGAACTGCTCCCTCTTGTCCCAGTAGTCCCACCATAAGCTTTATAAGCAGTCTGCTGATTCCCATTGTCCTGGTGGAGATGCTGTAGGTAAAATCCTGCCCCTACAATGTGTCTTCATTGAGATGTACACAATAGAAAAAGCTGTAACTCACACTATTATGGTATGATTGTTATTTcagtaatatacatatatttctaaggtggggggagggggtttataaagcTGTCGgatagtaagattctctttgttgtcTATAGTAGAGCTATAGCTTAGCTTTTGTTTAttaatgagctctggtaaaatgaaagccaaGGTCTGGTTGCCCTGGgccaaaacaaacaaaccttaTTATATGACAAAATATCCCCCTAAATGATTACCAATTGTACAATGTTATAAGTAACATACAAACTGCCAAGACCCTGCAATGTAAACTATAATCTGAGCAATTGTGGATAGAATTCCCTTCCTAACATGGTAAAACCAGTGAAACAACAAAGTAAAGGTTAtcaacaaattttttatttattgtgcaATATAGaatattacagtcagaaaatcaaTATAAATGCGGACATTTGTAATGTTTGCTTTGATCATActaattttagtgtaaaaaaaaaaatattagaaaattTTGAAAAGAAATACAACACAAAAGGAAAAGTCCTGTATAAAGTAACAAATTCCAAAAGAGAAGCAAAAATGGTTATTCAAATTCAGCAATATGACAGTGTTCAATATACGCTCACATATCTTCATTTTATAGCAGATTTAGTTACTACAGCCTTGCCAGAAGTAAACATGTAAAAACTATGGGCTGAACTAATAAAGGTTATAGCTATCAGAGCACAAATCTTTAGAGTAAGTTCTGTACAGACAGAAGGTGCACAAGGATTGCATAATACAGTGTATATGAGAAATacatataaatgtataaaaaaaatggttGTCAAGACATTGATCACAACTGCATGAATTCCATTTTTCTGTTTGATCACAGAAGCAGAAATAGTGGTGTGCCAAATCCCACTGACTTGTAAAGGGATCTGACAGGTTCCGCTGTGTTGTCTATCGTGTTGACAGGAAGAATACCTATTTTTCCAGTCAAACATGACGGAATCTGCAATGCTGATGTAAACAAAGCCTTAATGGGGTACTCCGACGCTGATAAAAAAGAAAGCAATCAAACataatttttacatttaccatccctcctgagtctgtcttcgTTTGAAATTCCTGCTTTTcgcaggtccctgaacctccagtttgtgtcttcaatttttctttacttcctggtttggggtttcccatgatgcactttgtctcctgcgatgtctaactgactctgtaaaacggttagatggcttacagcttattcagccaatcagagctgagcaacctgtgtcatttgACAAAGGGacactggcttaacagggcttagacccgcctccctcttgatgatgtcattgtcacaaaatggcttcctggggtcaacagtcattaagtaagaataagtttacttcacttcctggtgggggattgagggggaaaaagatagggaaggggggctgataggtgattgaagcatattacaaaaggtatataactatgtaatgtgtttcaattactggaaaaaagctaTTCcctgggagtacccctttaaaatgttacAGCCTTGCTCCATATCTATGACCGCCTTATATACTCATTCCAACCATATTGTGAATGCATGACCTGCATTGACCTGCTTTGTTTCGGCTTATATTCATATAGAAAATCTACTGGGCAAGACAACTATATTGTCCAAGATAAGTGCATTTCATCAGAGTGCATTTCAATAGGTGCTATCCTTATATTCCAAAAGGACTTTTATAGAAATGTCAATATTTTATTAAGAAAATTTTAAAGCAGATATAGTTAACAGAAGACAGTATTATATTAGAAAcaagaaaatatataatatattacaaacAAAAGTTTGAAAAGTTAAGCCGATAGATCATGGTCTATCTACAATATACAGGTTTCTGGATACCTCCACACAATCTGGATGGAAAATTGTATTGTATTTATACATACTGCATGTGAAGGGAACTTAGAGAAATTGTGCAATAcaggaaataaataaaacaatgaaCAGTAAAATATCTATCTTTAAAGATAAATTCTAGTGCAGCGAATGGAATTTAGCAGTAGTCATTAAATCCAGTATGGTTCCAGCTGAGCACATCTGCTGCAGTTACACAAGCTTCAAAGGAGTCCAGTTCAGTAACTGAAGTTATTCCGGACAATGGCAAAATGTATTACAGTTCTCCAAGTTGCCCCTCCATGGTTCGGACAAgaacatacagctctgctaaccCCACCAATGAGGCCACAATCACAGAGGACAGGACCCGCTGGAAGACAGGACAAATGAGTAACATCTTCATTAAACATACAGATCCAAGAAAAGAAAATCATAGAAAAATTAGATCTCTATATATTACTTTTGTAATGTAAAAGCAAAAAGTCTACATTTCAGCCTAATGTTTTAGATTTAGAAGTCTCCTGTTAAATTCTTCCCAATTCCTTACTTACATGTACACAATAAATATGATGGTATTTATCAGTCATGTGGGCAGTCTTAGGCTGCACTCACACGTCCTGTGTTCTGTCATGAAACACGGACGTTGAATGCAAGTCCTGGATGGTTTCCCCGGATGGCATGGGTAAAAACTCTTTAAATCGCTGCGGCTCTGCCATTACAGTGCCGTggtgattcaaagagtttccccgctgccagCATGATCTTCATACATCATGTCGTCTTCGGAAATTCTGTGGTAATGGAAATCAGAAAATATCACACAGTTCAAATCCTACTCACCGCAGCAGACTCTGTGAAGATGTACTGAGTTCCAATATAAGTGCATGCAAATGCAGCTGCAATAGTGACTAAGAAGTTGAAGATTGTAATGATGACCTTCTTTAGGGGCCGCACTGCAAAATGTAAAACAGTTATCATGCAGGTCATTGTGAGCATTGCTACTgtagacttaaagggattatccagcactacaaaaacatggccacttttccccctctcgtctccagattgggtggggtttcaaactctgttccattgaagtaaatagagcttaattgcaaaccacacctgaactggaaacgagaggggggaaagtggccatgttttttgtagcgctggataacccctttaagttagggtccatttacacagaaagattatctgccaaagatttgaagccaaagccaggaacagactataaaacagagatcaggtcataaaggaaagcctgcgatttctcctcttttcaaatccatttctggctttggcttcaaatctttggcagataatctttctgtgtaaatgcacctttatgctacgtttacacggaacgattattgtgcgaatttgcacgataatgatcgaatgcgaacgataatcgtacgtgtaaacgcagcgaacgatcgaatgacgagcgagaaatcgttcattttgatctttgaacatgttcttaaatcatcgttcgctaaaaattcaccaatcgttccgtgtaaacagtcgttcactgattttacctatgtgtgagataggcttaaacgatcgcaaaacaaattttctgtacgatatatcgttccgtctaaacgctgatcgttagtaaaaaaaaaaatagttacttcgaaatcgttaatcgtacgattgggcgaattatcgctccgtgtaaacttagcattactcTGATTTATATACCCTTATATTTTCAGTTCAATGGAGCCAATTGTATTTGCATTACCATGGGCCATCTTGAGTAATTTACAGACATCTATAATGACCGGAAAAATTTGCAATGATCACAAAAACCTAAATGTACTGGCTGCCAAATCTTACCCCCAGAAGAGTTATTTTACCTTCTCTTCCAAAGTCAGACAGTGTTCCAAGCCGACCGGActgtatgaaagaaaaaaaataaacaacatgtTATAAAAGGCAATAAAGATTCTAAGATAATATATTTAAGCAATATAAATGAGTACTATCTGGGAACAAGGGCTTCCTTGTCCCCTCCAGCTGGGGAATGGTGTAAACAGAATCACATTGTTTGCACAATtgctattaaagtaaatgggactTACACAACATTACACAAGTAACATTAGAGTTCCCAACCACCTTCAGCAGCTGTGAGCAGGtttgaggaggatggggagcCCTCAAACTATAGATGTGGGTCCCCAAGGTCAGACCTGTGCAAATTAGGATATTAAACTCTCTTGTATAGtgtaatcacacacacacatataataatatatatattacacacacatactgttgAGAGGGCTTTCCACACTACATTTCGATtgttgctgatcccccccccgtaGCTGGTACTGACATATCAGTCCAAGTTACAGGGAAAATACGGCCCCTTGACAATACTTGAGAGCCGATCTGGGTTTGCTAAGACCCAGAAGCTTCTGCAGATGCCCAGAACacagcggtcacatgaccaccaGGCCAGGAAGCAATATGGGTTCCTGCTGAGCTCTGTACTCACTGGTACTTTACAATCAACTTGTGtctgaaagttatgtagatttgtaaatccatcttccagtacttatcagatgctgtatgtcctacaagaagtggtgtattctttacagtcccaaaaggtgatctctgctgccacctctatccatgacaggagaggttttctatggggatttgctaccactctggacagttcatgtgccggacagaggtggcagcactgagcactgtgtcagactggaaagaatacaccacttattgcaggacatacagcagctgataagtatggtaagaatggaaatttttaaattacaaatcaatattactttctgacaccagttgatttgaaagaatttttttttgacagaGTACCCTTTTCTGCTCATGTCCTTCATTTTACAGGaatataataagaaaaaaaccTTGTATGCAGAGGTTTCTTTTCTGTCCAGTAATGAAGTCTCTGAGGCAGTGTGAGCCACAACTCTGCCAAACTATGACATACAGGTCTATGGTGTTCACTTGTTTGCAAATATTGTACCGAAGACTAGATCCACCATCAACGCTATCTTTATAATGTCTTGATTAAAAAGGTCAGACAATTTTATTTCTACAATTCCTGTGCAAACCAATACACCTGAATAGCAACTGGTAACAAAATCTATGTGGCACAATCCTATCAAACCTTTATGTGTCCTCTGTTTCTTGCTGACCTACAGAATGTATTTAGAGGACAGCTGAAAGGCTGGCTGCAGTGCAATTCTACACGTATTCCCAGCACTTCATTCATTCAATTTTTTTCTGTATACAAATGGAGGGGGTGaataaaaaaaccaaaacatgaTATGtaagtgtgtttttattttcattcaccCCTTTTCCAGGTGTATAGATAAAACTAATCCTGTCCAAACAACCCCATTAACAGTGATACTATTAAGCGTCCAATTAAAGAGGCCTTGTCTTAAAATTGTCAAATTTCCAGCAATAGAAATCTCTGAGCAGCTTCAAAGTGGTTTGCGTTCTCTGTAGACCATATATCAGTAATGGTCCAAGTCCATAGATGTCTCAAAGTTATCGGacacctgggatcattgatatgACCTTATTTTCCCTTTACATTTCAATGTAATAGGGTAGATAATTGTACCTTGGAAGTGACGTTCTTGGTGATCCTTTTGTATTCCTCATTTGCTAGCTTAGCCTTGATCTTCTCTAGACGAGCCACAAGCTCCGGGTTCTGAAAACACAAAATTTTACATCAAAAAGCTTCAGGCAAAGATCCTCACTGACCATGCTCTATTATTATGTGCCATTATCCCAATACCAACTACGCTGCTGAATCCAATACATATCagcttttttcaatttttcaaacATCTTACAGAAGTCTTTTAGGTCACCTATGTGAGGGCACCACACCACAGAGTCAGGGATGCCGAGCTCAAATCTATATATTGTAATTCAAGTGCAAGTGTCCAGTTTCTTCCCAATTTCTCTTGTTTCGTTAATCCTGTGATTACATTCCTCAGGGATAACTGTAGGATTACTGAAACATGCTGGGGAATAGCTAGAAGTCTATCCTTGGACTTTTGGAGTTTGTAATGTAACCGACCTCTATCCTAGACTCCTAAAAGTAAATCCCTCTGTGCCATCGGCGGGAGACATAAACACTAAGACTAATGGTGCTGCTACTTACCTATACCAGAACTAGATATTGCATGAGGACTTTATGGATCTGACTGGATGATAAAAATACCTACAAACACTACAAAGGaagcactgcacacaggctggaAAAACAGGCTGGAAAAACAatgacttttagggtacaaacacacataccgtatcgctgtgtattttctgctgcaatacgcagcagattagatctaaataacttaacacagcatcaaatctgcacaatcaaatctgctgcgtatacggtgtgtgtgtttgtacgctaaggctatgttcacacaacgtgagagaccggccgttccgtgaccctggccgggtcacggaacggccggtctctgcacggatgaTCCTGGCCGTTagagcagtactggccggatcatcttttgGCCAcagggctctgatgcgggcgcatcagcacgtgcccgtatcagaacctctcatagcacacagtaaagcgagcagccagagcactgtgtgaactgacatggctttctgcagccacaattcattgaattacggccgcagaaaactgacatgtcagttatttgcggggccggccgggatcccattgaagcagaggcagtgttccactacgcagaaagtacgtccgttgttgccgatggcaacaacggccgtacttttacatagtgtgaagatagcctaagtCTATTTTTTTGGAGGCTCAAAAACTGCTTAAAACAATCTGAGTTGGGGTCATAGCCTTGAACTGTGGATTGTCACTTAAAATTGaattgactaaaaaaaaaaaaaatgtgttcattGGCAGAAATTACCCGTTTAGGCAGCTCGACCACAGGTATATAGATCTCACTGCCATCTAGCAGTTCATGCAGGTAGATATCGGAACCTACAGAAAggaaaataaaagtaaagttaTTAAAGAAATAAACAGTAAGTCCATATAAAATAATACATGTGTGTAATATGGATGGGGGCAGGGTTCGGCTTGCATGTAACCATACAGTCCCATCTCTAGAAGCTGCTGTTACATCATCAGGTACAGCACATAGTGATAGGAATACCTATCTCAATAAGTTATCCCCGATAAGTGATcctgggggtctgaccactgggatctCCACTGATCACAATGATGGAGGTAAAATATCCCCTGAAATAAGCAGAATGCACCATGACTGTGCAGCCAGCGCTCCATTCCTACAATATGGGAGCGCTG includes:
- the SEBOX gene encoding homeobox protein SEBOX, which encodes MEKILRAAFFSSTELPLWGPCQDTVPAPGTEAKAKETVSPVNGTPNQRKRKRTLYSKWQQVELESVFEVIPYPDISTREHLAKIIRLPESKVQVWFQNRRARKNKSGKFDKLFNRRGSSLRAHHLCLRSASPSQGFIQRDPLIAMPLPPNHPISHGPPPSYMQQAGYPSFPQVSPPVSEQFPDECYAHSYRQQDLYWQNVTSGPDYGCEATLYDTQLVDLEPFTIPSQGSYWEMFPHTMNETTSQTSLGYISDVIYNAAILTNLGDV
- the TMEM199 gene encoding transmembrane protein 199, which encodes MARQCRVTEPLLRALRELRSGFSPHSKAEVQSVLEGGAGSIVSFRVLRELHTLLRERGSDIYLHELLDGSEIYIPVVELPKRNPELVARLEKIKAKLANEEYKRITKNVTSKSGRLGTLSDFGREVRPLKKVIITIFNFLVTIAAAFACTYIGTQYIFTESAARVLSSVIVASLVGLAELYVLVRTMEGQLGEL